The following proteins come from a genomic window of Oscillatoria sp. FACHB-1407:
- a CDS encoding adenylate/guanylate cyclase domain-containing protein, which translates to MKLDQGQVLVVDDNEMNRDLLSKRLRRQGLAVVVAENGRQALSEMQSQPFDLVLLDIMMPELNGYEVLEQLKADPLLRHIPVIMISALDDIDSVVRCIELGAEDYLFKPFNPTLLKARIGACLEKKRLRDQEQAYLKQLQEEQEKSERLLLNILPKPIADQLKQQQRTIADNFAEVTVMFADIVNFTELSSRLSPTELVSVLNTIFSAFDRLAEQHGLEKIKTIGDAYLVVGGLPIPRPDHVEAIAEMALDMQAAIAALDFAELSLNKPLTMRIGINTGPVGAGVIGTTKFTYDLWGDTVNTASRMESLGLPGQIQVTAETYERLKDRYQFQGRGAIDVKGKGEMVTYLLIGRK; encoded by the coding sequence ATGAAGCTTGACCAGGGGCAAGTTCTCGTTGTAGACGACAACGAGATGAACCGCGATCTGCTCTCAAAGCGGCTACGCCGCCAGGGGCTGGCTGTCGTGGTGGCTGAGAACGGGCGACAAGCCCTCTCAGAAATGCAATCCCAACCGTTTGATCTGGTGCTCCTCGACATTATGATGCCAGAGTTAAACGGCTATGAAGTGCTGGAGCAACTCAAAGCAGACCCCCTCCTGCGTCACATTCCCGTCATTATGATCTCTGCCCTCGATGACATTGATAGCGTCGTGCGCTGCATCGAATTGGGAGCCGAAGATTACCTGTTTAAGCCGTTTAACCCCACCCTGTTAAAAGCGCGAATTGGGGCGTGTTTAGAGAAGAAACGCCTGCGTGACCAGGAACAGGCATACCTCAAGCAACTCCAGGAGGAACAGGAAAAATCAGAGCGGTTACTGCTCAACATTCTGCCAAAGCCGATCGCCGACCAGTTGAAGCAGCAGCAACGCACGATCGCCGATAATTTTGCAGAAGTGACGGTAATGTTTGCCGACATTGTCAACTTCACTGAGTTGTCGTCCCGCCTATCGCCAACAGAATTGGTGAGCGTGTTGAACACGATCTTTTCTGCCTTTGACCGATTGGCAGAGCAACACGGACTGGAAAAAATCAAAACCATTGGCGATGCCTATCTGGTTGTCGGTGGATTGCCCATTCCCCGACCTGACCATGTTGAGGCGATCGCAGAGATGGCCCTGGATATGCAAGCGGCGATCGCGGCTCTTGATTTTGCCGAACTCAGCCTCAACAAGCCCCTCACCATGAGAATTGGCATCAATACTGGCCCCGTTGGAGCCGGGGTGATTGGCACGACTAAATTTACCTATGACCTGTGGGGAGATACCGTCAACACCGCCAGTCGTATGGAGTCCCTGGGATTGCCGGGTCAGATTCAAGTCACTGCCGAGACTTATGAACGACTCAAAGACCGATACCAGTTTCAAGGACGAGGGGCGATCGACGTGAAGGGCAAAGGTGAAATGGTGACCTATCTGCTCATCGGTAGGAAGTAG
- a CDS encoding response regulator: MSKILLVEDNEMNRDMLSRRLERKGHQILIAVDGEQGIAMAQAEKPDLILMDMSLPVLDGWTATRQLKESATTCAIPIIALTAHAMSGDKEKCFEAGCDDYDTKPVEFARLLEKIEALLEKQNVV, translated from the coding sequence ATGTCTAAAATTCTACTGGTCGAAGACAATGAAATGAATCGAGATATGTTGTCCCGACGACTTGAGCGCAAAGGACACCAGATCTTAATTGCTGTAGATGGTGAACAGGGGATTGCGATGGCACAGGCAGAGAAACCCGATCTGATTTTGATGGATATGAGCTTACCCGTCCTGGATGGCTGGACAGCAACACGCCAACTGAAGGAATCTGCTACGACTTGTGCCATTCCCATCATCGCCCTGACGGCTCACGCTATGTCGGGCGACAAAGAGAAATGCTTTGAAGCAGGTTGCGACGACTACGACACCAAACCCGTTGAGTTTGCCCGCCTTTTGGAAAAAATTGAGGCACTTTTGGAGAAGCAAAACGTTGTATGA
- a CDS encoding response regulator: MTLRIRILLMVTSLLAVTVLVTTSVFAWGTRRAMLKHTEEDGIRIAEFLARMTRFTNEVQSDIDQAIGEQMIVQATIASHMIAIAEESGMSSEELNQRLRAIADTTPLDEIWITDETGRAYLRNLSGIDFTFSPDATQQPQASAFWSLLTGEQSVINQPLMQREIDDRFFKYVGVAGIDQPRIVQVGYDAALLERFRQQLGLVRLVTELVDGEHIIAIRILDRQMNNLARHVTAGLPNTQSLDNPNDLANLQRVMSEGKPFSYLDGTIVKVMVPTLSERGVITGATVVYIATNAAQAEMMKDLERIAIAAALILAIGVCASILLANRITQPVGQLTLAATTIQTNQFNLDTLTRTAERTDELGLLARVFQRMAREVHEREQGLLQAKEALHQSEAHFRSLIENASDVITILSESGTIQYGSASLRSVLGYEPDEVLNHSILEFVHPGQTTAVLTAFNRAVVEGGVSSPFELCLKHQNGSWVILEAVSNNLLHDKTVGGIIVNLRDITERKQAEALQKAKDMAEQANRAKSQFLANMSHELRTPLNAIIGYSEMLQEEAEDVGQEDFVPDLKRIHSAGKHLLSLINDILDLSKIEAGKMDLYLEPFDVSQMIQDVVSTIRPLIEKNHNTLVVDYPTDIGTMYADLTKVRQNLLNLLSNAAKFTNQGTITLRVSREEEGTTQEGMGKTERSSSVIQFQVSDTGIGMTPEQMDRLFQAFTQADASTTRKYGGTGLGLAIAQRFCHMMGGSLEVESEVNRGSTFTMLLPTQVMALTPSSATSEPCATDASTDATTPILVIDDDPTVHDLVRRFLSKEGFQICSAFTGEDGLRLAREVRPIAITLDVMMPGMDGWTVLSVLKNDVELADIPVVMMTMIDDKNMGYALGVSDYLTKPIDRSRLISILRRVQCEHPPCSILLVEDDPLTRDMMQHMLEREGWQVMLAENGRVALERLAETQPKLILLDLMMPEMDGFGFIAELQKHEKWRSLPVVILTAKDLTFDDRLRLNTHVEQILQKGAYSLEEVLIEIRKLAVMNRPHPYLNSTSHNSQTTG, from the coding sequence ATGACCCTCCGCATTCGTATTCTCTTGATGGTCACGTCCCTCCTCGCTGTAACAGTGTTGGTGACAACCTCGGTGTTTGCATGGGGCACTCGACGAGCGATGCTAAAGCACACCGAAGAAGATGGCATTCGCATCGCTGAATTTTTGGCACGCATGACTCGCTTTACCAACGAGGTTCAAAGCGACATCGACCAGGCAATTGGTGAACAGATGATCGTACAGGCGACGATCGCCAGTCACATGATCGCGATCGCCGAGGAATCGGGGATGTCTTCAGAAGAGCTGAACCAACGCTTACGGGCGATCGCCGACACAACACCCCTCGACGAGATCTGGATCACCGATGAAACTGGACGTGCCTATCTGCGTAACCTGAGTGGCATTGACTTTACCTTTAGTCCTGACGCGACTCAGCAACCCCAGGCGAGTGCTTTCTGGTCATTGTTGACGGGGGAACAGAGCGTGATCAACCAACCCCTCATGCAGCGTGAGATTGACGATCGCTTTTTTAAATATGTGGGGGTCGCTGGAATCGACCAACCCCGGATCGTTCAGGTGGGCTACGATGCAGCGTTGTTAGAGCGGTTTCGGCAGCAGTTGGGGTTAGTCCGCCTGGTCACCGAACTGGTGGATGGTGAACACATCATTGCCATTCGCATTCTCGATCGCCAGATGAATAACCTGGCGCGTCATGTTACTGCCGGATTGCCCAATACGCAAAGCCTCGATAACCCCAACGATCTTGCCAATCTGCAACGGGTCATGAGCGAGGGCAAACCGTTTAGCTACCTGGATGGCACGATTGTCAAAGTGATGGTGCCGACGTTAAGCGAACGGGGCGTGATCACCGGGGCAACGGTGGTCTACATCGCCACAAACGCTGCCCAGGCAGAAATGATGAAAGATTTAGAACGTATCGCGATCGCCGCTGCTCTGATTCTGGCGATCGGGGTTTGTGCTTCCATCCTGCTGGCAAACCGCATTACCCAACCTGTCGGGCAACTCACCCTGGCAGCAACCACAATCCAGACCAATCAGTTTAATCTAGACACCCTCACCAGAACTGCCGAACGCACAGATGAATTGGGTCTGTTAGCACGAGTTTTTCAGCGCATGGCGCGGGAAGTGCATGAACGTGAACAGGGGTTGTTGCAAGCCAAAGAAGCTCTGCACCAAAGCGAAGCTCACTTCCGATCGCTGATTGAAAACGCCTCAGATGTCATCACCATTCTCAGCGAATCGGGCACGATCCAGTACGGCAGCGCATCGTTGCGATCGGTGTTGGGCTATGAACCTGATGAAGTGCTAAATCACTCCATCCTGGAATTTGTTCACCCAGGGCAAACCACAGCCGTGCTAACGGCGTTTAACCGGGCTGTCGTCGAAGGGGGAGTCAGTTCACCCTTTGAGTTATGTCTGAAGCACCAAAACGGGTCATGGGTCATCCTGGAAGCGGTGAGCAATAACCTGTTGCACGATAAAACCGTGGGTGGCATCATCGTCAACTTGCGCGACATCACGGAACGTAAACAAGCCGAAGCACTGCAAAAGGCGAAGGACATGGCAGAGCAAGCCAATCGCGCCAAAAGTCAGTTCCTCGCGAATATGAGCCACGAATTGCGGACTCCCCTCAACGCCATCATCGGCTATAGCGAGATGCTACAGGAGGAAGCCGAGGATGTTGGTCAGGAGGACTTTGTCCCCGACCTCAAACGCATCCATAGTGCCGGAAAGCACCTGTTATCGCTGATTAACGACATTTTGGATCTGTCCAAGATTGAGGCAGGCAAGATGGATCTCTATCTGGAACCCTTTGATGTGTCCCAGATGATTCAGGATGTCGTCAGCACCATTCGTCCGCTCATTGAAAAGAACCACAATACGCTTGTGGTGGACTACCCGACGGATATCGGTACGATGTATGCCGACCTGACCAAGGTTCGCCAAAATTTGCTAAATCTGTTGAGTAATGCAGCGAAGTTCACGAATCAGGGGACGATTACGCTGAGAGTTAGCCGGGAAGAAGAAGGCACGACACAAGAAGGAATGGGGAAGACAGAACGTTCTTCATCGGTCATCCAGTTTCAGGTGTCTGATACCGGAATTGGAATGACCCCGGAGCAGATGGACAGACTGTTTCAAGCATTTACACAGGCAGATGCCTCGACAACTCGCAAGTATGGCGGCACTGGGTTGGGATTGGCGATCGCCCAACGGTTTTGTCATATGATGGGTGGCTCTTTAGAGGTTGAGAGTGAAGTCAATCGGGGATCTACTTTTACCATGCTGCTCCCCACTCAGGTCATGGCTCTCACACCGTCTTCAGCAACCAGCGAGCCTTGTGCAACTGATGCTTCTACCGATGCCACTACCCCCATTCTGGTGATTGATGACGACCCCACCGTGCATGATCTGGTACGCCGCTTTTTGAGCAAGGAGGGCTTTCAAATTTGCAGTGCCTTTACCGGAGAAGATGGGCTGCGACTTGCCAGAGAGGTACGCCCGATCGCCATCACGCTAGATGTCATGATGCCGGGAATGGATGGTTGGACAGTCCTGTCGGTTCTTAAAAATGATGTCGAATTGGCAGACATCCCCGTTGTGATGATGACAATGATAGATGACAAGAATATGGGCTATGCCCTGGGAGTTTCGGACTATTTGACGAAACCCATTGATCGCAGTCGCTTGATTAGCATTCTCAGACGGGTGCAGTGTGAACACCCCCCCTGTTCGATCTTGCTAGTTGAAGATGATCCCCTCACTCGCGACATGATGCAACACATGTTAGAGCGGGAAGGCTGGCAGGTGATGTTAGCCGAAAATGGTCGAGTTGCCTTAGAGCGTCTGGCTGAGACACAGCCCAAGCTGATCCTGCTTGACCTGATGATGCCTGAGATGGATGGATTTGGCTTTATTGCCGAATTGCAAAAACACGAAAAGTGGCGATCGCTGCCCGTTGTCATTTTGACCGCCAAAGACCTCACCTTCGACGATCGCCTGCGGCTCAACACCCACGTCGAGCAGATTCTCCAGAAAGGAGCGTATAGCCTTGAAGAAGTACTTATTGAGATCCGCAAATTGGCAGTGATGAATCGACCTCATCCCTACCTCAACTCGACCTCCCATAACAGCCAAACAACGGGTTAG